One genomic segment of Terrihabitans soli includes these proteins:
- a CDS encoding SRPBCC family protein: MNVQPDFQFKISRVFNAPRDVVWKAWTDEVHLLEWWHPKGFKTRFAKVDLRPGGMFHYGLETPDGKAFCGRFIYRAIEPPSHLEFVMSFADEDANIARNIWNEGWPLEILHVVTFTEKGGKTEVSLRSHPVNATPEEIAAFEAGAPSMKGGYGGTFDNLDDLLASKK; this comes from the coding sequence ATGAATGTTCAGCCGGACTTTCAGTTCAAGATCAGCCGCGTCTTCAACGCGCCGCGCGATGTCGTGTGGAAGGCGTGGACGGATGAGGTCCATCTTCTCGAATGGTGGCATCCGAAAGGTTTCAAGACGCGCTTTGCCAAGGTCGATCTTCGGCCCGGCGGCATGTTCCATTACGGGCTGGAGACGCCCGATGGAAAAGCTTTCTGCGGACGTTTCATCTATCGCGCCATCGAACCGCCGTCGCATCTGGAATTCGTGATGTCGTTTGCGGATGAGGACGCCAATATCGCCCGCAATATCTGGAACGAGGGCTGGCCGCTGGAAATTCTCCACGTGGTCACCTTCACCGAGAAGGGCGGCAAGACGGAGGTTTCGCTGCGAAGCCATCCGGTCAATGCGACGCCGGAGGAAATTGCAGCGTTTGAAGCCGGCGCGCCGAGCATGAAGGGCGGTTATGGCGGCACCTTCGACAATCTCGACGATCTTCTCGCATCGAAAAAATAA
- a CDS encoding DUF1579 domain-containing protein gives MEMPAPVEEHKWLQELIGEWTSTGEMKMGEEEMKSSGTETITAFGGFWTVGEMRGKMPGSDVESKSVITLGYDVAKKKYVGTFVSDMMGYLWVYEGTRKGNVLTLDAEGPSFKGDGSLAKYQDIIEIRSEKEYELRSQVLGEDGTWTPFMSMIFKRTK, from the coding sequence ATGGAAATGCCTGCACCTGTCGAAGAACATAAATGGCTGCAAGAGCTCATCGGCGAGTGGACCTCGACCGGCGAAATGAAGATGGGCGAGGAGGAGATGAAAAGCTCCGGCACCGAGACCATCACGGCTTTTGGCGGTTTCTGGACCGTCGGCGAGATGCGCGGAAAAATGCCGGGCAGCGATGTCGAGAGCAAATCGGTGATCACGCTCGGCTATGACGTCGCCAAGAAGAAGTATGTCGGCACCTTCGTGTCCGACATGATGGGCTATCTCTGGGTCTATGAGGGCACGCGCAAAGGCAATGTGCTGACCCTCGACGCCGAAGGCCCGAGCTTCAAGGGCGACGGCTCGCTCGCGAAGTATCAGGACATCATCGAGATCAGGAGCGAGAAGGAATACGAACTCCGGTCTCAGGTCCTCGGCGAGGACGGCACGTGGACGCCCTTCATGTCCATGATCTTCAAGCGCACGAAGTGA
- the ilvD gene encoding dihydroxy-acid dehydratase, translating into MDAKVFDKSKLPSRHTTEGPARAPHRSYLYAMGLTKEQIHQPLVGVASCWNEAAPCNISLMRQAQAVKKGVAAANGTPREFCTITVTDGIAMGHEGMKSSLASREVIADSVELTMRGHGYDALVGLAGCDKSLPGMMMAMIRLNVPSIFIYGGSILPGSYRGQPVTVQDLFEAVGKHSVGDMSDADLDELEQVACPSAGACGAQFTANTMATVSEAIGLALPYSAGAPAPYEIRDRFCMTAGEQVMELIARNIRPRDIVTRKSLENAATVVAASGGSTNAALHLPAMAHEAGIKFDLFDVAEIFKKTPYIADLKPGGRYVAKDMFEVGGIPLLMKTLLDHGYLHGDCITVTGRTIAENMAKVRWNEHQDVVFPADKPITPTGGVVGLSGNLAPDGAIVKVAGLKNQVFTGPARCFDTEEECFEAVTNRTYKEGEVLVIRYVGPKGAPGMPEMLSTTAALYGQGMGDKVALITDGRFSGATRGFCIGHVGPEAAVSGPIAHIRDGDIIEMNAIEGTLNVKLSAEEFEKRKADWKPRATKYGSGAIWKFAQNVGPARYGAVTHPGAAGESHVYADI; encoded by the coding sequence ATGGACGCCAAGGTTTTCGACAAGAGCAAACTGCCCAGCCGCCATACGACGGAGGGCCCCGCGCGCGCGCCGCACCGTTCGTACCTCTACGCCATGGGGCTGACCAAGGAGCAGATCCACCAGCCGCTGGTCGGCGTGGCCTCCTGCTGGAACGAGGCCGCCCCCTGCAACATCTCCCTGATGCGCCAGGCGCAGGCGGTCAAAAAGGGCGTGGCGGCCGCCAACGGCACCCCCCGCGAGTTCTGCACCATCACCGTCACCGACGGCATCGCCATGGGCCACGAGGGAATGAAATCCTCTTTGGCCTCGCGCGAGGTCATCGCGGACTCGGTCGAGCTGACCATGCGCGGCCATGGCTATGACGCCCTGGTCGGCCTTGCCGGCTGCGACAAGTCTTTGCCCGGCATGATGATGGCGATGATCCGCCTCAACGTGCCGTCGATCTTCATCTATGGCGGCTCGATCCTGCCGGGTTCGTATCGCGGCCAGCCGGTCACGGTTCAGGACCTGTTCGAGGCCGTCGGCAAGCATTCGGTCGGCGATATGTCCGACGCCGATCTCGACGAACTGGAGCAGGTGGCGTGCCCGTCTGCCGGCGCCTGCGGCGCCCAGTTCACGGCCAACACCATGGCAACGGTCTCCGAGGCCATCGGCCTGGCTCTGCCGTATTCGGCCGGCGCGCCTGCGCCCTATGAGATCCGCGACCGGTTCTGCATGACGGCCGGCGAGCAGGTGATGGAACTCATCGCCCGCAATATCCGTCCGCGCGACATCGTCACGAGGAAATCGCTGGAAAATGCCGCGACAGTTGTCGCCGCCTCCGGCGGCTCGACCAATGCCGCGCTGCATCTGCCTGCGATGGCCCATGAAGCCGGCATCAAGTTCGACCTGTTCGACGTCGCCGAGATCTTCAAGAAGACGCCCTATATCGCGGACCTGAAGCCGGGCGGCCGTTACGTCGCGAAAGACATGTTCGAGGTCGGCGGCATTCCGCTTTTGATGAAAACGCTGCTCGATCATGGTTACCTGCACGGCGACTGCATCACCGTGACCGGCCGCACAATTGCCGAGAACATGGCGAAAGTCCGCTGGAACGAACATCAGGATGTCGTTTTTCCTGCCGATAAGCCCATCACGCCGACAGGCGGCGTTGTCGGGCTCTCCGGCAATCTTGCCCCTGACGGTGCGATCGTGAAGGTCGCGGGCCTCAAGAACCAGGTGTTCACGGGTCCGGCGCGCTGCTTCGATACCGAAGAAGAATGTTTCGAAGCCGTCACGAACCGTACCTACAAGGAGGGTGAGGTTCTGGTCATCCGCTATGTCGGTCCCAAAGGCGCTCCGGGAATGCCGGAAATGCTGTCGACGACGGCGGCGCTGTACGGCCAGGGCATGGGTGACAAGGTGGCTCTCATCACCGACGGGCGCTTTTCGGGCGCAACGCGCGGCTTCTGCATCGGCCATGTCGGTCCGGAAGCAGCCGTCAGCGGTCCGATCGCGCATATCCGCGACGGCGACATCATCGAGATGAACGCCATCGAGGGCACGCTGAATGTGAAGCTCTCGGCAGAAGAGTTTGAAAAGCGCAAAGCGGACTGGAAGCCGCGCGCTACGAAATATGGGTCGGGGGCTATCTGGAAGTTTGCCCAGAATGTGGGACCGGCGCGCTACGGCGCGGTCACGCATCCGGGTGCAGCCGGCGAGTCACATGTGTATGCGGATATTTAG
- a CDS encoding tetratricopeptide repeat protein, whose protein sequence is MRIFSAISSVVVVMAAVAALPAHAFDASMANAASELPPPEAASALTAGGIGASTAETLGLMNTTVSDEVPPTLGDKTTASEAFNMARNLYRRGEKTEAMNVLQFAANQGHIGARWMIGRMYARGEGTAPDDYKAFEYFRDIVADANVEDMDDTPESRQNAAYISHALVQLGSYYREGIPGSNVKPNPPLAVSLYSRAAYNFGDPSAQFNLAMMYVEGNGVPKDPKRAMQLFSNAAKKGHGPSRALLGHMMFKGEVGKRQPEIGLAWMGLARQSAEQSGEADAQWIIDLHEKALAESSEAERKGATGFLDRLFNR, encoded by the coding sequence ATGCGGATATTTAGTGCGATCAGCTCTGTTGTTGTGGTGATGGCCGCTGTCGCGGCATTGCCGGCGCACGCCTTCGACGCTTCCATGGCGAATGCGGCTTCCGAGCTGCCGCCGCCGGAAGCGGCGAGCGCGCTGACCGCGGGCGGCATCGGCGCGTCCACGGCCGAGACCCTCGGGCTGATGAACACGACGGTGTCCGACGAAGTGCCGCCGACACTCGGCGACAAGACGACGGCTTCCGAAGCTTTCAACATGGCGCGCAATCTTTATCGCCGCGGCGAGAAGACCGAAGCCATGAACGTGCTGCAGTTTGCTGCCAATCAGGGCCATATCGGCGCGCGCTGGATGATCGGGCGTATGTATGCCCGCGGCGAAGGCACGGCGCCTGACGACTACAAGGCGTTCGAATATTTCCGCGACATCGTCGCCGACGCCAATGTCGAAGACATGGATGATACGCCGGAGAGCCGTCAGAACGCGGCCTATATCTCGCACGCGCTCGTCCAGCTCGGCTCTTATTACCGCGAGGGCATTCCGGGCTCCAATGTGAAGCCCAATCCGCCGCTCGCCGTCAGCCTTTACAGCCGCGCCGCCTATAATTTCGGCGACCCGAGCGCGCAGTTCAATCTCGCCATGATGTATGTCGAGGGCAACGGTGTGCCGAAAGATCCGAAGCGCGCCATGCAGCTCTTTTCCAATGCTGCAAAGAAGGGCCACGGCCCCTCGCGCGCGCTGCTCGGCCACATGATGTTCAAAGGCGAAGTCGGCAAGCGTCAACCCGAAATCGGCCTTGCCTGGATGGGTCTTGCCCGCCAGTCCGCCGAACAGTCGGGCGAAGCCGATGCGCAGTGGATCATCGATCTGCACGAAAAGGCGCTGGCCGAAAGCTCGGAAGCTGAGCGCAAGGGCGCCACCGGTTTTCTCGACCGCCTCTTCAATCGCTAA
- a CDS encoding GFA family protein produces the protein MTRTGGCLCGAMRYRVEGEPRETVHCHCSMCQKASGAPFITWATFPKNAFTYLPMSKEPAGYRSSKYAVREFCRGCGSQLVFRSDWDSTIDITVTTLDEPDSVKPQANTWVTTRRAFVHGFDASLTDMEGEFPANND, from the coding sequence ATGACACGTACCGGCGGGTGTCTGTGCGGCGCGATGCGCTACCGGGTCGAGGGCGAGCCGCGCGAGACGGTGCATTGCCATTGCTCGATGTGCCAGAAGGCGTCGGGCGCGCCCTTCATCACCTGGGCGACGTTTCCGAAAAACGCCTTCACCTATCTTCCTATGAGCAAGGAACCCGCGGGCTACCGCTCATCGAAATATGCGGTGCGCGAATTTTGCCGCGGCTGCGGCAGTCAGCTCGTCTTCCGCAGCGATTGGGATTCGACGATCGACATCACCGTCACAACGCTCGATGAGCCCGACAGCGTGAAGCCGCAGGCCAATACCTGGGTCACGACGCGCCGCGCCTTCGTGCACGGCTTCGACGCGAGCCTCACCGATATGGAAGGTGAGTTCCCGGCGAATAACGATTAG
- the xth gene encoding exodeoxyribonuclease III, translating to MRIATWNINSVRLRLDNVLRWLKESTPDLVCLQELKCQTDQFPKQAFEDAGYNCAVHGQKAWNGVAILSRFPIEDTHTNLPGDSQDEQSRYIEALVSTKDGVLRVASLYLPNGNPVAEKYPYKLAWMDRLIQHARERLLLEEPFILAGDYNVIPSAEDVHNPAGWVEDALFKIETRQKFNELLNLGFTEALRATTDQAGLYSFWDYQAGAWQRNLGLRIDHLLLSPQAANRLSGARIDKYVRAWEKPSDHVPVLADLEIEAR from the coding sequence ATGCGCATCGCCACCTGGAACATCAATTCGGTTCGCCTCCGCCTCGACAACGTCTTGCGCTGGCTGAAAGAGTCGACGCCCGACCTCGTCTGTCTGCAGGAGCTGAAATGCCAGACCGATCAGTTCCCCAAACAGGCGTTCGAAGACGCCGGCTATAATTGCGCCGTGCACGGCCAGAAGGCGTGGAACGGCGTTGCCATCCTGTCGCGCTTTCCGATCGAGGACACGCACACCAATCTTCCGGGCGACAGCCAAGATGAGCAATCGCGCTATATTGAGGCGCTGGTTTCGACGAAGGACGGCGTCTTGCGCGTCGCTTCGCTCTATCTGCCGAACGGCAATCCGGTTGCGGAGAAATATCCCTACAAGCTCGCCTGGATGGACCGGCTGATCCAGCATGCCCGCGAACGGCTTTTGCTCGAAGAGCCGTTCATTCTGGCCGGCGATTACAATGTCATTCCCTCAGCCGAGGACGTGCACAATCCGGCGGGCTGGGTGGAAGACGCGCTGTTCAAAATCGAGACGCGGCAGAAGTTCAACGAACTTCTCAATCTCGGCTTCACCGAGGCTCTGCGCGCAACGACCGATCAGGCCGGGCTCTATTCCTTCTGGGATTATCAGGCCGGAGCCTGGCAGCGGAACCTCGGCCTGCGCATCGATCATCTTCTCTTGTCGCCGCAGGCGGCAAACCGGCTGTCCGGCGCGCGCATCGACAAATATGTACGCGCCTGGGAAAAGCCCTCGGACCATGTGCCTGTGCTGGCCGATCTCGAGATCGAAGCCAGATGA
- the erpA gene encoding iron-sulfur cluster insertion protein ErpA, translating into MTTEALTPVTVSANAARRIKEILSSEPAGAHLRVSVEGGGCSGFRYEFAVDTVRQDEDLTVERDGITVVVDPVSLEYMKGAEIDFVDELIGASFQIKNPNATSGCGCGTSFSV; encoded by the coding sequence ATGACCACTGAAGCCCTCACCCCTGTCACCGTGTCCGCCAATGCGGCGCGGCGGATCAAGGAAATCCTCTCCTCCGAACCGGCGGGCGCGCATCTGCGCGTCTCGGTCGAAGGCGGCGGCTGCTCGGGCTTCCGCTATGAATTTGCGGTCGACACTGTCCGCCAGGACGAGGATCTGACCGTCGAGCGCGACGGCATCACCGTCGTCGTCGATCCGGTCTCGCTCGAATATATGAAGGGCGCCGAGATCGACTTCGTGGATGAGCTCATTGGCGCGAGCTTCCAGATCAAGAACCCGAACGCCACGTCGGGCTGCGGCTGCGGCACGAGCTTCTCGGTCTAA
- a CDS encoding deoxyguanosinetriphosphate triphosphohydrolase, protein MESGFLDRPRAVYATDPAKSRGRLVAEPKSPTRTDFQRDRDRILHSAAFRRLKHKTQVFVYHEGDHYRTRLTHTLEVAQIARSLARALGLDEDLAETLALAHDLGHTPFGHAGERALDACMAEHEHFDHNAQTLRIVTRLERRYAAFDGLNLTWETLEGLVKHNGPLLNADGSGGEALPFGIAEYAKVQDLELSRYASAEAQAAAIADDIAYNAHDIDDGLRAGLFEIEDLRAVSFLSGLLDEIDTRWPGLDRSRRIHELTRRVITRFVESTIATSRANIAALNPKSVDDIRGAGRPIIGFGAEIAAADTHIKEFLYPQMYRHPWVMEVMGHAETIVKDLFAIYRADNEEMPEEWRDLGDGPARAAADFIAGMTDRYAIQEHKRLFDVTPDLG, encoded by the coding sequence ATGGAATCGGGCTTTCTCGACCGTCCGCGGGCCGTCTATGCGACCGATCCGGCCAAAAGCCGGGGGCGGCTTGTTGCCGAGCCCAAAAGCCCGACTCGGACCGATTTCCAGCGCGACCGGGACCGCATCCTGCACTCGGCCGCCTTCCGCCGCCTGAAACATAAAACCCAGGTCTTCGTCTATCACGAGGGCGACCACTACCGCACGCGCCTGACCCACACGCTCGAAGTCGCGCAGATCGCCCGTTCCCTGGCGCGGGCGCTCGGCCTTGATGAGGACCTCGCCGAGACCCTGGCGCTGGCGCACGATCTCGGCCACACGCCGTTCGGCCATGCCGGGGAGCGTGCCCTCGATGCCTGCATGGCAGAGCACGAGCATTTCGATCACAACGCGCAGACGCTCCGCATCGTCACCCGGCTCGAGCGGCGCTATGCGGCGTTCGACGGCCTCAACCTCACCTGGGAAACGCTCGAAGGGCTCGTCAAACATAACGGGCCGCTGCTCAACGCCGACGGTTCGGGAGGAGAGGCGCTGCCATTCGGCATCGCCGAATATGCAAAAGTGCAGGATCTCGAACTGTCGCGTTATGCCAGCGCCGAAGCGCAGGCGGCGGCGATTGCCGACGACATCGCCTATAACGCGCACGATATCGATGACGGCTTGCGCGCCGGACTGTTCGAGATCGAGGATCTGCGCGCCGTCTCGTTCCTGTCCGGACTTCTCGATGAGATCGACACACGCTGGCCGGGGCTCGACCGCTCGCGCCGCATCCACGAACTGACGCGCCGCGTCATCACGCGCTTTGTCGAAAGCACGATTGCGACGAGCCGGGCGAACATTGCGGCGCTCAACCCGAAAAGCGTCGACGATATCCGCGGCGCGGGACGGCCGATTATCGGTTTCGGTGCGGAGATCGCCGCCGCCGACACGCACATCAAGGAATTTCTCTATCCGCAGATGTACCGCCACCCCTGGGTGATGGAGGTCATGGGCCATGCGGAGACCATCGTGAAGGATCTCTTTGCGATCTACCGCGCCGACAATGAGGAAATGCCCGAGGAATGGCGCGATCTCGGCGACGGCCCGGCGCGGGCGGCCGCCGACTTCATTGCCGGCATGACCGACCGCTACGCCATCCAGGAACACAAGCGGCTGTTTGACGTGACCCCCGATCTGGGTTAG
- the argS gene encoding arginine--tRNA ligase: MNLFAVFSERVNLAVAAVAGQKIDLSRVVVEPPRDASHGDMATNAAMVLAKDLGMKPRDLAEKIAEKLKEDADIEAVEIAGPGFINMRLKGDVWLSVLANLLSTGETFAKSTTGAGRKVNVEYVSANPTGPMHVGHCRGAVFGDALASLLAFTGHDVVREYYVNDAGAQVDVLANSAYLRYREALGENIGAIPEGLYPGDYLVPVGKLLAEKYGDRLLKMPESEWLPLIRGTTIDAMLDMIRDDLAALGIRHEVFFSEASLHGQGGAVDVTLDTLRSKGLVYKGRLPPPKGQLPEDWEDREQLLFRTTEFGDDTDRPLAKSDGSYTYFASDVAYMKDKIGRGFADLIFILGADHGGYVKRLQAIAAALSGGKVHVDAKLVQLVRLFRDGEPVKMSKRSGDFVTLREIVDEVGRDAVRFMMLFRKNDAVLDFDFAKVVEQSRENPVFYVQYAHARTQSVLRNAREALGKAVDIPAAPEALKRLNDTGELALIRKLGEFPRAVESSAFVHEPHRIAFFLHELASDFHHHWNRGNDDPGLRFVQTGDVELTQARLALVRGVGLILKGGLNLLGVGAPDEMR; encoded by the coding sequence ATGAACCTTTTTGCCGTCTTTTCCGAACGCGTGAATCTGGCCGTCGCCGCTGTGGCCGGCCAGAAGATCGACCTTTCGCGCGTTGTCGTCGAGCCGCCGCGCGATGCCTCGCATGGCGATATGGCGACCAATGCCGCGATGGTCCTGGCCAAGGATCTCGGCATGAAGCCGCGCGATCTTGCCGAAAAGATCGCCGAAAAGCTGAAGGAAGATGCCGATATCGAAGCCGTCGAGATCGCCGGTCCCGGCTTCATCAATATGCGCCTGAAGGGCGATGTCTGGCTGTCGGTCCTGGCGAACCTGCTTTCAACGGGCGAGACATTTGCGAAGAGCACAACGGGCGCCGGCCGCAAGGTGAATGTCGAATATGTGTCGGCCAATCCGACCGGCCCGATGCATGTCGGCCATTGCCGCGGCGCGGTGTTCGGCGATGCGCTCGCGAGCCTGCTTGCCTTTACGGGCCACGATGTCGTCCGCGAATATTACGTCAACGATGCCGGCGCGCAGGTCGATGTGCTCGCAAACTCGGCGTATTTACGCTACCGCGAGGCGCTCGGCGAGAATATCGGCGCGATCCCCGAAGGGCTTTATCCGGGCGATTATCTCGTTCCGGTCGGAAAGCTCCTCGCCGAAAAATACGGCGACAGGCTGCTGAAGATGCCGGAGAGCGAATGGCTGCCGCTGATCCGCGGCACGACCATCGATGCGATGCTCGACATGATCCGCGACGATCTCGCGGCGCTCGGCATCCGCCACGAGGTGTTTTTCTCGGAAGCTTCGCTGCACGGGCAGGGCGGCGCGGTCGATGTCACGCTCGATACGCTGCGCAGCAAGGGCCTTGTCTATAAAGGCCGCCTGCCACCGCCCAAGGGCCAGCTGCCGGAAGACTGGGAAGACCGCGAACAGCTTCTGTTCCGCACGACCGAGTTCGGCGACGACACCGACCGTCCGCTCGCAAAATCGGACGGCTCCTACACCTATTTCGCCTCCGACGTCGCTTACATGAAGGACAAAATCGGTCGCGGTTTCGCCGATCTCATCTTCATCCTCGGCGCCGACCATGGCGGCTATGTCAAGCGGCTCCAGGCCATCGCCGCGGCGCTGTCGGGCGGCAAGGTCCATGTGGATGCGAAGCTCGTTCAGCTCGTCCGCCTGTTTCGCGACGGCGAGCCGGTGAAGATGTCCAAGCGCTCCGGCGACTTCGTGACCCTGCGCGAGATCGTCGATGAGGTGGGCCGCGATGCCGTCCGCTTCATGATGCTGTTCCGCAAAAACGACGCCGTCCTCGACTTCGACTTTGCCAAAGTGGTCGAGCAGTCACGAGAGAATCCGGTCTTCTACGTCCAATACGCGCATGCCCGGACCCAGTCGGTCCTCCGAAACGCCCGGGAGGCACTCGGAAAAGCTGTGGATATTCCGGCGGCTCCGGAGGCCCTGAAACGCCTAAATGACACGGGCGAGTTGGCGCTGATCCGCAAGTTAGGCGAGTTCCCGCGGGCCGTGGAAAGCTCAGCTTTTGTGCATGAGCCGCATCGGATTGCGTTTTTTCTGCACGAACTGGCGTCGGACTTTCACCACCACTGGAACCGCGGCAATGACGATCCGGGCCTCCGATTCGTCCAGACAGGGGATGTAGAACTCACCCAGGCGCGTCTGGCATTGGTTCGCGGAGTGGGGTTAATATTAAAGGGGGGACTTAACCTGCTGGGTGTAGGGGCTCCGGACGAGATGCGTTAG
- the nagZ gene encoding beta-N-acetylhexosaminidase — protein MSPRAFICGLSGTELTEEERLFVDHAEPWGIILFARNIRDGAQVRRLVDEVRGLLGRGDMPVLVDQEGGRVQRVKPPLAELHPAASAYAKLYKEDRAAALAAAELGARLIAHELRLLHMNVDCLPVLDLAVEGAHEIVGDRAYGATPADVAALAKAVCKGLLDGGVLPVVKHVPGHGRALSDSHFELPRVDTKVVELQRTDFAAFRLLNDMPLAMTAHVLYTAIDQDQPATLSRAVIQDVIRGFIGFDGVLMSDDLSMKALSGSIGLRAEQSFAAGCDIALHCNGDLAEMRDIAAVSPRLDGEAERRCHAAVGRLGAPQPFDVESARATVRSLLPAQVA, from the coding sequence ATGAGCCCACGCGCTTTCATCTGCGGATTGTCCGGCACCGAACTGACCGAAGAGGAACGCCTCTTCGTCGATCACGCCGAGCCGTGGGGCATCATCCTCTTCGCCCGAAATATCCGCGACGGCGCCCAAGTGCGCCGCCTTGTCGATGAGGTGCGGGGTCTTCTGGGCCGCGGCGACATGCCGGTTCTGGTCGATCAGGAGGGCGGGCGCGTGCAGCGCGTAAAGCCGCCGCTGGCCGAACTTCATCCGGCGGCCTCCGCCTATGCCAAGCTCTATAAGGAAGACCGCGCGGCGGCGCTGGCCGCCGCTGAACTCGGCGCGCGGCTCATCGCCCATGAACTGCGCCTTCTGCACATGAACGTCGATTGCCTGCCGGTGCTCGATCTCGCCGTCGAAGGCGCCCATGAGATCGTCGGCGACCGCGCTTATGGCGCAACCCCCGCCGATGTCGCCGCTTTGGCAAAAGCCGTGTGCAAGGGCCTCCTCGACGGCGGGGTTCTCCCGGTGGTCAAGCATGTGCCCGGCCATGGCCGGGCGCTCAGCGACAGCCATTTCGAATTGCCGCGCGTCGATACCAAAGTGGTCGAACTGCAGCGGACCGATTTCGCCGCGTTCCGCCTGCTGAACGACATGCCGCTCGCCATGACCGCCCATGTCCTCTACACGGCGATCGACCAGGACCAGCCGGCGACCCTGTCGCGCGCGGTGATCCAGGACGTTATCCGCGGATTTATCGGCTTTGACGGGGTCCTGATGAGCGACGATCTGTCGATGAAGGCCCTTAGCGGCAGTATCGGCCTCCGGGCCGAGCAAAGCTTTGCCGCGGGCTGCGATATCGCCTTGCACTGCAACGGGGATTTGGCCGAAATGCGGGACATCGCCGCCGTCTCGCCCCGTCTCGACGGGGAGGCGGAGCGGCGCTGCCATGCGGCTGTGGGACGGCTGGGCGCACCCCAGCCCTTTGATGTGGAGAGCGCCCGTGCGACGGTGCGGAGCCTTCTCCCGGCCCAGGTTGCCTGA
- a CDS encoding segregation and condensation protein A — MIEATPFPTFEDAPEGESVDGAFVVDLEVFEGPLDLLLDLARRDKVDLAKISIARLAEQYLVFIEAARKLKLELAADYLVMAAWLAYLKSRLLLPQAEKPDELSGEDMAALLAHRLRRLEAMRRAGELLESRDRLGRDVYKRGAPEGVRIERKSIWDATLYDVLTAYAHQRQMTTLAHVTIKRQPVLPLAEAREALERLVGTISDWTALDALLISYLAPEEERKSVLASSFSASLELAKEGHVELRQEKMFAPLYLRANAGGAS; from the coding sequence GTGATTGAAGCGACGCCATTCCCGACCTTCGAGGACGCGCCCGAAGGGGAGAGCGTCGACGGCGCTTTCGTTGTCGATCTCGAAGTGTTCGAGGGCCCGCTCGATCTGCTGCTCGATCTGGCGCGCCGCGACAAGGTCGATCTCGCCAAGATCTCGATCGCGCGCCTTGCCGAGCAATATCTCGTTTTCATCGAAGCCGCGCGCAAGCTGAAGCTCGAACTCGCCGCCGACTATCTCGTGATGGCGGCGTGGCTCGCTTATCTCAAATCGCGCCTTCTTCTGCCGCAGGCGGAAAAGCCCGACGAGCTGTCGGGCGAGGACATGGCGGCGCTGCTCGCGCATCGCCTGCGCCGTCTTGAAGCCATGCGGCGTGCCGGCGAATTGCTTGAATCGCGCGATCGTCTCGGCCGCGACGTCTACAAGCGCGGCGCGCCGGAAGGTGTGCGTATCGAGCGCAAGAGCATCTGGGACGCAACGCTCTACGATGTTCTGACGGCCTATGCGCATCAGCGGCAGATGACGACGCTTGCGCATGTGACGATCAAGCGCCAGCCGGTTCTGCCGCTGGCCGAAGCGCGCGAGGCGCTGGAGCGTCTTGTCGGTACGATCTCGGATTGGACGGCGCTCGATGCGCTGCTCATTTCCTATCTTGCTCCGGAAGAGGAGCGTAAATCGGTGCTGGCGTCGAGCTTCAGCGCCAGTCTGGAACTGGCCAAAGAGGGCCATGTGGAACTGCGGCAGGAAAAAATGTTTGCGCCGCTGTATCTGCGCGCCAATGCGGGAGGCGCATCGTGA